ACATCATCGGCGAGAAAGAAAATATCTTCTAAAAAAGCTGGCTTCCTGTCTTTTGGAATGTGCTGACCAAGTGCTATTGCGCCACTTTTAGGAAATAGCAAACCAGCAAGCAAATGAAGTAAAGTGGATTTACCCGCTCCATTTTTACCAAGTAAGCCTACCACGGATCCTTCTGGAATAGACCACTGAAGCCCTTCAAAAAGCATAGGCCTTTTGCGGTATGAAAAATCTAAATCTTTGACTGAAATTACCATAGTGTTATACTGTCATAGTGTATTATGACACTAAAGTACTGACTAATTTTGAAAATCAAACTTTTCTAGAAAGATTTTCATCAAACTCTTAAATTCAGCCTATGGATCAACCCTACCTATTTACCAGCCAAAGACTTGGCTTCCGCACCTGGCATCCCACAGACCTAGAGCTTTTTGCAGAAATGAATGCAGATCGAGAAACCATGCAGTTCTTTCAGAAAGCATTAAACCAAACTGAATCGCAAGCAATGATGGATCGCATGAATAAACTCTACCAGGATCGGGGGTATTGCTATTTTGCCGTGGAAATCTTGGAGACAAGTGAGTTTTTGGGCATGATTGGTTTAGGTTGGAAGACTTTTGAGGCCACATTCACGCCCTGTGTGGACATTGGGTGGAGAATCAGCAAGAATTTTTGGAATAAAGGATATACTACTGAGGGAGCTACCCGATGTCTTGAATACGCCAAGG
This genomic window from Algoriphagus sp. TR-M9 contains:
- a CDS encoding GNAT family N-acetyltransferase gives rise to the protein MDQPYLFTSQRLGFRTWHPTDLELFAEMNADRETMQFFQKALNQTESQAMMDRMNKLYQDRGYCYFAVEILETSEFLGMIGLGWKTFEATFTPCVDIGWRISKNFWNKGYTTEGATRCLEYAKELGIKEVFSLASAKNLASLRVMQKIGMNYAYDFEHLDLVEHPRLQPCSLYKIAF